Proteins from a single region of Pseudomonas quebecensis:
- a CDS encoding NRDE family protein has product MCLIVFAWRPGHAQPLIVAANRDEFYARPTLPLAQWPDMPHVYAGRDQEAGGTWLGISAEGRFAALTNIRDPYQPPARRSRGELVARFLSGSLPIDEYLADVNGRSIEYAGFNLLVGTRDELWHYNANHTEPTQLEAGVYGLSNAGLDTPWPKLLKAKAALSEVLADPQPETLLGILSDPQTAPFAELPDTGVGLATESLLSSVFIASPAYGTRASTALIVNADGTRRMVERSFGPLGGRLGEVELRI; this is encoded by the coding sequence ATGTGCCTGATTGTTTTCGCCTGGCGGCCGGGCCACGCCCAGCCGTTGATCGTCGCGGCCAACCGTGATGAGTTCTATGCCCGCCCCACGCTGCCGCTGGCGCAGTGGCCGGATATGCCCCATGTGTACGCCGGCCGCGATCAGGAAGCCGGCGGCACCTGGCTGGGGATCAGCGCCGAAGGCAGGTTTGCGGCCCTGACCAATATTCGCGACCCGTACCAGCCGCCCGCACGCAGGTCCCGTGGGGAACTGGTGGCGCGGTTTCTCAGTGGTTCGCTACCGATTGATGAATATTTGGCCGATGTTAACGGCAGATCGATTGAATACGCCGGGTTTAACCTGCTGGTGGGCACGCGGGATGAGTTGTGGCACTACAACGCCAACCACACTGAGCCAACGCAACTGGAAGCCGGGGTCTATGGGCTTTCAAATGCCGGGCTGGATACACCGTGGCCGAAGTTGCTCAAGGCCAAGGCGGCGTTGAGCGAGGTGTTGGCAGACCCGCAGCCGGAAACGTTGCTGGGGATTTTAAGCGACCCGCAGACGGCGCCGTTTGCCGAGTTACCGGATACCGGCGTGGGGTTGGCGACTGAAAGCCTGTTATCCAGCGTGTTTATCGCCAGCCCTGCTTATGGGACCCGAGCCAGTACGGCGCTGATTGTGAATGCCGATGGGACGCGGCGGATGGTGGAGCGTAGTTTTGGGCCGCTGGGTGGGCGACTGGGTGAAGTAGAGCTCAGAATTTAG
- a CDS encoding RNA pyrophosphohydrolase encodes MIDPDGFRPNVGIILTNDAGQVLWARRINQDAWQFPQGGINPDETPEDALYRELNEEVGLEREDVQILACTRGWLRYRLPQRLVRTHSQPLCIGQKQKWFLLRLISNEQRVRMDLTGKPEFDGWRWVSYWYPLGQVVTFKREVYRRALKELAPRLLARD; translated from the coding sequence GTGATCGACCCCGATGGTTTCCGTCCTAATGTCGGGATTATTCTTACGAATGATGCCGGACAGGTGCTATGGGCTCGCCGAATCAACCAAGATGCCTGGCAGTTTCCTCAGGGCGGAATCAACCCCGACGAAACCCCTGAAGACGCCTTGTACCGTGAGTTGAACGAAGAAGTCGGCCTTGAGCGTGAAGATGTGCAGATTTTGGCCTGTACCCGTGGCTGGTTGCGCTATCGTTTGCCGCAACGCCTGGTGCGTACCCACAGCCAACCGCTGTGCATCGGCCAGAAGCAGAAATGGTTTCTCCTGCGCCTGATCTCCAACGAGCAGCGGGTGCGGATGGATTTGACCGGTAAACCGGAGTTCGATGGCTGGCGCTGGGTCAGTTATTGGTACCCGTTGGGCCAGGTGGTGACATTCAAGCGCGAAGTTTATCGTCGCGCTCTCAAAGAGCTTGCCCCGCGCCTTTTAGCGCGCGACTGA
- a CDS encoding DUF2269 family protein, which produces MDTLITLKTVHIAATVVLLLCGLGLALLAWRNRSAGPAVVVRRPWAFVWLLMGVCLLSMPFTGWWLVHLVGWPLGQTWILGSSLLYTVAALAWFWLVARLNRLRKGEGGSLNFTLVLAVVSLVGFVAIAGLMGAKPV; this is translated from the coding sequence ATGGATACCCTGATCACCCTCAAGACTGTCCACATCGCCGCCACTGTGGTGCTGCTGCTGTGTGGCCTGGGCCTGGCGCTGCTGGCCTGGCGCAACCGCAGCGCCGGCCCGGCCGTCGTCGTCCGGCGCCCCTGGGCGTTCGTGTGGTTGCTGATGGGAGTCTGCCTGCTCAGCATGCCGTTTACCGGCTGGTGGCTGGTGCACTTGGTGGGCTGGCCACTGGGGCAGACGTGGATACTGGGTTCCAGCCTGCTCTACACCGTGGCGGCGCTGGCCTGGTTCTGGCTGGTGGCGCGCCTCAACCGGCTGCGCAAAGGCGAGGGCGGCAGCCTGAATTTCACCCTGGTGCTGGCGGTGGTCAGCCTGGTGGGGTTTGTGGCGATTGCTGGGTTGATGGGGGCCAAGCCGGTTTAA
- the ptsP gene encoding phosphoenolpyruvate--protein phosphotransferase produces the protein MLNTLRKIVQEVNSAKDLKAALGIIVLRVKEAMGSQVCSVYLLDPETNRFVLMATEGLNKRSIGKVSMAPNEGLVGLVGTREEPLNLENAADHPRYRYFAETGEERYASFLGAPIIHHRRVVGVLVIQQKERRQFDEGEEAFLVTMSAQLAGVIAHAEATGSIRGLGRQGKGIQEAKFVGVPGSPGAAVGTAVVMLPPADLDVVPDKTISDIDAEIKLFKTALEGVRADMRNLSNKLATQLRPEERALFEVYQMMLDDASLGNEVKTVIKTGQWAQGALRQVVSDHVNRFEMMDDAYLRERASDVRDLGRRLLAYLQEDRSTNLVYPDNTILISEELTATMLGEVPEGKLVGLVSVLGSGNSHVAILARAMGIPTVMGLVDLPYSKVDGIDMIVDGHRGEVFTNPSEVLRKQYAEVVEEEKQLALGLDSLRELPCVTLDGHRVPLLVNTGLLADVARAQQRGAEGVGLYRTEVPFMINQRFPSEKEQLAIYREQLSAFHPLPVTMRSLDIGGDKSLSYFPIKEDNPFLGWRGIRVTLDHPEIFLVQTRAMLKASEGLNNLRILLPMISGTHELEEALHLIHRAWGEVRDEGADVPMPPIGVMIEIPAAVYQAKELARQVDFLSVGSNDLTQYLLAVDRNNPRVADLYDYLHPAVLQALQHVVRDAHAEGKPVSICGEMAGDPAAAVLLMAMGFDSLSMNATNLPKVKWLLRQVNLSMAKDLLAEVMTIDNPQVIHSSLQLALKNLGLTRMINPASAKTL, from the coding sequence ATGCTCAATACGCTGCGCAAGATCGTCCAGGAAGTTAACTCCGCCAAGGATCTCAAGGCGGCGTTGGGGATTATTGTGTTGCGCGTCAAGGAAGCCATGGGCAGCCAGGTCTGCTCGGTTTACCTGCTGGATCCAGAGACCAACCGTTTTGTGCTGATGGCCACCGAGGGCTTGAACAAGCGCTCCATCGGCAAGGTCAGCATGGCGCCCAATGAAGGTCTGGTTGGCCTGGTAGGGACGCGTGAAGAACCCCTGAACCTTGAAAACGCGGCCGATCACCCGCGTTATCGTTACTTTGCCGAAACCGGCGAAGAGCGCTACGCCTCGTTCCTTGGGGCGCCGATCATCCACCACCGCCGCGTTGTCGGCGTGCTGGTCATCCAACAGAAAGAACGCCGCCAGTTCGACGAGGGTGAAGAAGCCTTCCTCGTGACCATGAGCGCGCAACTGGCCGGGGTTATCGCCCACGCCGAGGCCACCGGCTCCATCCGTGGCCTGGGTCGCCAGGGCAAGGGCATCCAGGAAGCCAAGTTCGTCGGCGTGCCGGGCTCGCCAGGCGCCGCCGTGGGTACCGCGGTGGTCATGCTGCCGCCGGCCGATCTCGACGTGGTGCCGGACAAGACCATCAGCGACATAGACGCTGAAATCAAACTGTTCAAGACCGCCCTCGAAGGCGTGCGCGCCGACATGCGCAACCTGTCGAACAAACTGGCCACCCAACTGCGCCCCGAAGAGCGCGCGTTGTTCGAGGTGTACCAGATGATGCTTGACGACGCGTCCCTCGGGAACGAAGTCAAGACCGTGATCAAGACCGGCCAGTGGGCCCAGGGCGCCTTGCGCCAGGTGGTCAGCGATCACGTCAACCGTTTTGAAATGATGGACGACGCCTACCTGCGCGAGCGCGCCTCGGATGTGCGCGATCTGGGTCGCCGTCTGCTGGCCTATCTGCAGGAAGACCGCAGCACCAACCTGGTCTACCCCGACAACACCATCCTGATCAGTGAAGAACTGACCGCCACCATGCTCGGCGAAGTGCCCGAAGGCAAACTGGTGGGCCTGGTGTCGGTACTCGGTTCGGGTAACTCCCACGTCGCGATCCTGGCCCGCGCCATGGGCATTCCGACAGTGATGGGCCTGGTGGACCTGCCGTATTCCAAGGTCGACGGCATCGATATGATCGTCGACGGCCATCGCGGTGAAGTCTTTACCAACCCCAGCGAAGTACTGCGCAAGCAATATGCCGAGGTGGTGGAAGAAGAGAAGCAGCTGGCGCTGGGCCTCGATTCGTTGCGTGAGTTGCCGTGCGTAACACTCGACGGTCACCGCGTGCCTTTGCTGGTCAACACCGGCCTGCTGGCCGATGTGGCCCGCGCGCAGCAGCGAGGCGCCGAAGGCGTGGGTCTGTACCGCACCGAAGTGCCGTTCATGATCAACCAGCGTTTCCCGAGCGAGAAGGAACAGCTGGCGATCTATCGCGAGCAGTTGTCGGCCTTCCACCCGCTGCCGGTGACCATGCGCAGCCTGGACATTGGCGGCGACAAATCGCTGTCGTACTTCCCGATCAAGGAAGACAACCCGTTCCTGGGCTGGCGCGGTATCCGCGTGACCCTCGACCATCCCGAGATTTTCCTGGTACAGACCCGCGCCATGCTCAAGGCCAGCGAGGGCCTGAACAACCTGCGCATCCTGTTGCCGATGATTTCCGGCACCCATGAGCTGGAAGAAGCGTTGCACCTGATCCACCGGGCCTGGGGTGAAGTGCGCGACGAAGGCGCCGACGTGCCGATGCCGCCGATTGGGGTGATGATCGAAATCCCGGCGGCCGTATACCAGGCCAAGGAGCTGGCGCGGCAGGTGGACTTCCTGTCGGTGGGCTCCAACGACCTGACTCAGTACTTGCTGGCCGTGGACCGCAACAACCCCCGAGTGGCCGACCTGTACGACTACCTGCACCCGGCGGTGCTGCAAGCCCTGCAACATGTGGTGCGCGACGCCCACGCCGAAGGCAAACCGGTGAGTATCTGCGGTGAAATGGCCGGCGACCCGGCGGCGGCGGTGTTGTTGATGGCGATGGGCTTTGACAGTCTGTCGATGAACGCCACCAACCTGCCGAAAGTGAAGTGGCTGCTGCGCCAGGTCAACCTGAGCATGGCCAAGGATCTGCTGGCGGAGGTGATGACCATCGACAACCCGCAAGTTATCCACAGCTCGCTGCAATTGGCCCTGAAAAACCTGGGCCTGACGCGGATGATCAATCCGGCGTCTGCCAAGACCTTATAA
- a CDS encoding SdiA-regulated domain-containing protein has translation MAVPLPSAPSKSRSRFALRWYSWLFLAGAVVYGVAWLMHWDDRGVLWVLERFESPAERKESVWLPDYQAIIDAKVLPGLEKDEASDITYNPQTKTLFSVMGKNPFLVELSLQGDVLRKMPLNGWDNPEGVAMMENGLMAIVDERQHTLSIVKVEAATQQLTKADFKSYDLGPSKDQNKAFEAVTWDKHNQQIVLGEERPPALFTWKSDGAQLLTGAKQKLASKELDMRNLSALAVDPRTGHLLVLSADSHLLLELDEKGEQVSFMTLLGGFNGLKDTIPRAEGVTLDEDGNLYVVSEPNLFYRFEKQK, from the coding sequence GGTATTCCTGGCTGTTCCTGGCCGGGGCGGTGGTGTATGGCGTGGCGTGGCTGATGCATTGGGACGATCGCGGCGTACTGTGGGTGCTGGAACGGTTCGAAAGCCCTGCCGAGCGCAAGGAAAGCGTATGGCTGCCCGACTACCAGGCGATTATCGACGCCAAGGTGCTGCCGGGCCTGGAGAAGGACGAAGCCTCGGACATTACCTACAATCCGCAGACCAAAACCCTGTTTTCCGTGATGGGTAAAAACCCGTTTCTTGTCGAGCTGAGCCTGCAAGGCGACGTGCTGCGCAAGATGCCGCTCAACGGCTGGGACAACCCCGAAGGCGTTGCGATGATGGAGAACGGCCTGATGGCGATTGTCGACGAGCGCCAGCATACGCTCAGCATCGTCAAGGTCGAGGCCGCCACGCAACAGTTGACCAAAGCCGACTTCAAGAGCTATGACCTGGGCCCTTCCAAGGACCAGAACAAAGCGTTTGAGGCCGTGACCTGGGACAAGCATAACCAGCAGATAGTGTTGGGCGAGGAGCGCCCGCCGGCGTTGTTCACCTGGAAAAGCGACGGCGCCCAGCTCTTGACCGGCGCTAAACAAAAGCTGGCGAGTAAAGAGTTGGACATGCGCAACCTCTCGGCCCTGGCCGTCGACCCGCGTACGGGCCATCTGCTGGTGCTGTCGGCCGATTCTCATTTGTTGCTGGAGTTGGATGAAAAGGGCGAGCAAGTCAGCTTCATGACCTTGCTCGGTGGCTTCAACGGCCTCAAGGACACCATTCCACGGGCTGAAGGGGTCACCCTCGACGAGGACGGCAACCTCTACGTGGTCAGTGAGCCGAACCTGTTCTATCGTTTTGAAAAGCAGAAGTAG
- the rpiA gene encoding ribose-5-phosphate isomerase RpiA encodes MTQDQLKQAVAQAAVDLILPKLDDKSIVGVGTGSTANCFIDALAQHKGAFDGAVASSEATAARLKGHGIPVYELNTVSDLEFYIDGADESDEHLHLIKGGGAALTREKIVAAVAKTFICIADASKLVPVLGTFPLPVEVIPMARSHVARELVKLGGDPVYREGVLTDNGNIILDVFNMQITNPVELETRINAIVGVVTNGLFAARPADVLLLGTPEGVKTLKA; translated from the coding sequence ATGACCCAGGATCAACTCAAACAGGCAGTGGCCCAGGCCGCCGTCGATTTAATCCTTCCCAAACTCGACGACAAGAGCATCGTCGGCGTCGGCACCGGCTCCACCGCCAACTGCTTTATCGATGCGCTGGCCCAGCACAAGGGCGCGTTCGACGGCGCCGTGGCCAGCTCCGAAGCCACCGCCGCGCGCCTCAAGGGCCACGGCATTCCGGTGTATGAGCTCAATACCGTGAGCGACCTGGAGTTCTACATCGATGGCGCCGATGAAAGCGACGAGCACCTGCACCTGATCAAAGGCGGCGGCGCAGCCCTGACCCGCGAGAAGATCGTCGCGGCCGTGGCCAAGACCTTCATCTGCATCGCCGATGCCAGCAAACTGGTGCCGGTGCTCGGCACATTCCCGCTGCCGGTGGAAGTTATCCCCATGGCCCGCAGCCACGTAGCCCGCGAACTGGTGAAGCTGGGCGGCGACCCGGTGTACCGCGAAGGCGTGTTGACCGACAACGGCAACATCATCCTCGATGTGTTCAACATGCAGATCACCAACCCGGTCGAGCTGGAAACCCGGATCAACGCCATCGTCGGCGTAGTCACCAACGGCCTGTTCGCCGCGCGGCCGGCGGATGTGTTGCTGCTGGGCACGCCCGAAGGTGTGAAGACCCTCAAGGCTTAA
- the ilvA gene encoding threonine ammonia-lyase, biosynthetic — protein sequence MLEQYVKKILTSRVYDVAVETPLQTARQLSERLGNKVWLKREDLQPVFSFKIRGAYNKLTQLSAEERARGVVTASAGNHAQGLALAAKVLGVKATIVMPKTTPEIKVEGVRSRGGKVVLHGDSFPEALAYSLKLVDEKGYVYIHPYDDPHTIAGQGTVAMEILRQHPGPLDAIFVPVGGGGLIAGIAAYVKYLRPEIKIIGVEPDDSNCLQAAMAAGERVVLPTVGLFADGVAVAQIGQHTFEICKDYVDEVITVSTDEICAAIKDIYDDTRSITEPAGALGVAGIKKYVETRGVSGQTLVAIDSGANVNFDRLRHVAERAELGEGREAIIAVTIPEQPGSFKAFCEAVGKRQITEFNYRYHTGSEAHIFVGVQTHPDSDPRSALIASLTQQGFPVLDLTENELAKLHIRHMVGGHAAKVSDEMVLRFEFPERPGALFNFLNKLGGRWNISMFHYRNHGAADGRVVAGLQVPADERHLVPAALAQIGYPYWDESDNPAYTLFLG from the coding sequence ATGCTTGAACAGTACGTCAAAAAGATCCTCACCTCGCGCGTCTACGACGTGGCCGTAGAAACCCCGTTGCAGACCGCCCGCCAGCTCTCCGAGCGCTTGGGCAACAAGGTCTGGCTCAAGCGGGAAGACTTGCAGCCGGTGTTCTCGTTCAAGATTCGCGGCGCCTACAACAAGCTGACCCAACTGAGCGCCGAAGAACGTGCGCGCGGTGTGGTCACCGCCTCGGCGGGTAACCACGCCCAGGGCCTGGCCCTGGCGGCGAAAGTGCTGGGGGTCAAGGCCACTATCGTGATGCCCAAGACCACCCCGGAGATCAAGGTTGAAGGCGTACGCTCGCGCGGCGGTAAAGTGGTATTGCACGGCGATTCGTTTCCGGAAGCCCTGGCCTATTCGCTCAAGCTGGTCGACGAAAAAGGCTACGTCTACATTCACCCCTACGACGATCCGCACACCATTGCCGGGCAGGGCACCGTGGCGATGGAGATCCTGCGCCAGCACCCTGGCCCGCTGGATGCGATTTTCGTCCCGGTGGGCGGCGGCGGCCTGATCGCCGGTATCGCGGCATACGTGAAATACCTGCGCCCGGAAATCAAGATCATCGGCGTCGAGCCGGATGACTCCAACTGCCTGCAAGCCGCGATGGCAGCGGGCGAGCGCGTGGTGCTGCCGACCGTGGGCCTGTTTGCCGATGGCGTGGCGGTGGCGCAGATCGGTCAGCACACGTTCGAAATCTGCAAGGACTATGTGGATGAAGTGATCACCGTGAGCACTGACGAAATCTGCGCGGCGATCAAGGACATCTACGATGACACCCGCTCCATCACCGAGCCGGCCGGCGCGCTGGGCGTGGCGGGCATCAAGAAATACGTGGAAACCCGTGGCGTCAGTGGCCAGACCCTGGTGGCCATTGATTCCGGCGCCAACGTCAACTTCGACCGCCTGCGTCACGTGGCCGAGCGCGCCGAGTTGGGTGAAGGCCGCGAAGCCATTATCGCCGTGACCATTCCCGAACAGCCGGGCAGCTTCAAGGCGTTCTGCGAGGCCGTGGGCAAGCGCCAGATCACCGAATTCAACTACCGCTACCACACCGGCAGCGAGGCGCACATCTTTGTCGGCGTGCAGACCCACCCGGACAGCGACCCGCGCAGCGCATTGATCGCCAGCCTCACCCAGCAGGGTTTTCCGGTGCTGGACCTGACCGAGAACGAACTGGCCAAGTTGCACATCCGCCATATGGTCGGCGGGCATGCGGCCAAGGTCAGCGACGAAATGGTCCTGCGTTTCGAGTTTCCGGAACGGCCGGGGGCGTTGTTCAACTTTCTCAATAAACTGGGCGGTCGCTGGAACATCTCGATGTTCCACTATCGCAACCATGGCGCGGCCGATGGTCGTGTGGTCGCCGGCCTGCAAGTACCGGCGGACGAACGTCACCTGGTTCCGGCGGCCCTGGCGCAAATCGGCTACCCGTACTGGGATGAAAGCGATAACCCGGCCTACACACTGTTCCTCGGTTGA
- a CDS encoding autotransporter domain-containing protein: MIKPLAFAIGATCALLSLQTSAYEYGEHANTTLEKLINDYPGRYRGTANFAGAADWMQSQMGAAYSIGRQDFTWSGGSRASQNVVAYAAGTRPQYVVIGAHFDTYFGRPTLQGLDDNGSGASVLTEVAKNLGGLQLENGLQVVGFGAEEEGLRGSRAFVDSLSASQRANMLAMINLDSLITGDMMYAHAGQNSTANPALTALREHTFQIARELNIPLFTNPGLDPQYPKGTGCCSDGEAFEALNVPILYIEATNWELGDLDGYTQTDNPAIPGGSTWHDPAEDNKAVLTDAFGQARIDQRLRDYSRLLSRLVLELTKADLLASTASGGAVARNMQDNLQRQHQAMVRLHDRRWLTLQSASREIGSFDGEIGVDGEYNPDSGFDTAPNPEARRVGLHALGDYQLTPSLNIGASLSYLNGRDKLEHRGKLDSDTWQAAAYALLNDGGPTWLAGDLSIGHARFDSRRNLLIQANGGPILLNQQLTGSTDALTLGARVLGGYDFDLGAIKSGPFAGLDYSHSRIDQFHEKQNLRTALEYEEQSFDSLEASLGWRVRGMVGLPRGLSLMPYGDIAWVSELADGRLDNLQLTARADDQARTARLGAVDKHFGRAQLGSQLAITPQLGVYAEVNSRLGHDEGSQTGYSLGVQWLF; this comes from the coding sequence GTGATAAAGCCCCTCGCCTTCGCGATCGGCGCGACCTGCGCCCTGCTGTCCCTGCAAACCTCAGCCTATGAATACGGCGAGCACGCCAATACCACCCTGGAAAAACTGATCAACGATTACCCCGGCCGTTATCGTGGCACGGCCAATTTCGCCGGCGCGGCCGATTGGATGCAAAGCCAGATGGGCGCGGCCTACAGCATCGGTCGCCAGGATTTCACCTGGAGCGGCGGCAGTCGCGCCTCGCAGAACGTAGTGGCCTACGCCGCCGGCACCCGGCCGCAGTACGTGGTGATTGGCGCGCATTTCGACACTTACTTCGGCCGCCCGACCCTGCAAGGCTTGGACGACAACGGTTCCGGCGCCAGCGTACTGACCGAAGTGGCGAAGAACCTGGGCGGTCTGCAGCTGGAAAACGGCCTGCAGGTTGTCGGTTTCGGCGCGGAAGAAGAAGGCTTGCGCGGCTCTCGGGCTTTCGTCGATTCGCTGAGCGCCAGCCAGCGCGCGAATATGCTGGCGATGATCAACCTCGACAGCCTGATCACCGGCGACATGATGTACGCCCACGCCGGCCAGAACAGCACCGCCAACCCCGCCCTGACGGCGTTGCGCGAGCACACATTCCAGATCGCCAGGGAATTGAACATTCCCCTGTTCACCAACCCCGGCCTGGACCCGCAATACCCCAAAGGCACCGGCTGCTGCAGCGACGGCGAAGCGTTCGAGGCGCTGAATGTGCCGATTCTCTATATAGAAGCCACCAACTGGGAACTGGGCGACCTGGACGGCTACACCCAGACCGACAACCCCGCAATCCCTGGCGGTTCGACCTGGCACGACCCTGCCGAAGACAACAAAGCCGTGCTCACGGATGCCTTCGGCCAGGCGCGCATCGACCAGCGCCTGCGCGACTATTCACGCCTGCTCAGCCGCCTGGTGCTTGAGCTGACCAAAGCCGATCTGCTGGCTTCGACCGCCTCCGGCGGCGCCGTCGCGCGCAATATGCAGGACAACCTGCAGCGCCAGCACCAGGCGATGGTGCGCCTGCATGACCGCCGCTGGCTGACCTTGCAGTCGGCCAGCCGCGAGATCGGCAGCTTTGACGGCGAGATCGGTGTGGACGGCGAATACAACCCCGACAGCGGTTTCGACACGGCGCCCAACCCCGAAGCGCGGCGCGTGGGCCTGCACGCACTGGGCGATTACCAACTCACCCCCAGCCTGAACATCGGCGCCAGCCTCAGCTACCTCAACGGTCGCGACAAACTGGAACATCGCGGCAAGCTCGACAGCGATACCTGGCAGGCCGCCGCCTACGCGCTGCTCAACGATGGCGGGCCGACCTGGCTGGCCGGCGATCTGAGCATAGGCCACGCCCGCTTCGACAGCCGGCGCAACCTGCTGATTCAGGCCAATGGCGGGCCGATCCTGCTCAATCAACAGCTGACCGGCAGCACCGATGCGTTAACGCTCGGCGCAAGGGTGCTGGGTGGGTACGACTTTGACCTCGGCGCGATCAAGAGCGGTCCGTTCGCCGGCCTGGATTACAGCCACTCGCGCATCGATCAATTCCACGAAAAACAGAATCTGCGTACTGCACTGGAGTATGAAGAGCAGTCCTTCGACTCCCTGGAAGCCAGCCTGGGCTGGCGCGTACGTGGCATGGTTGGCCTGCCCCGCGGCCTGAGCCTGATGCCCTACGGCGACATAGCCTGGGTCTCGGAATTGGCCGACGGCCGCCTGGACAACCTGCAACTGACCGCCCGGGCCGATGACCAGGCGCGCACGGCACGGCTGGGCGCGGTGGATAAGCATTTTGGTCGCGCGCAACTGGGCAGCCAGCTGGCGATCACTCCGCAGTTGGGGGTGTATGCCGAGGTCAACAGCCGGCTGGGCCACGACGAAGGCAGCCAGACCGGCTATTCGCTGGGTGTGCAATGGCTGTTCTGA
- a CDS encoding HAD family hydrolase, giving the protein MRLALFDLDNTLLGGDSDHAWGDYLCERGILDAVAYKARNDEFYQDYLAGRLDNAAYLNFCLEILGRTEMAQLDEWHNDYMRDCIEPIMLPRASELLAKHREAGDKLVIITATNRFVTAPIAARLGVDTLIATECEMENGRYTGRSTDVPCFREGKVTRLNRWLEETGHSLEGSYFYSDSMNDLPLLEQVENPVAVDPDPNLRAEAEKRGWPVITLRS; this is encoded by the coding sequence ATGCGCCTGGCTTTATTCGACTTGGACAACACCCTGCTTGGCGGTGACAGCGACCATGCGTGGGGCGATTACCTGTGCGAACGCGGGATTCTCGACGCGGTGGCCTATAAGGCCCGCAACGACGAGTTCTATCAGGATTACCTGGCCGGCCGCCTGGACAACGCCGCCTACCTGAACTTTTGCCTGGAGATCCTCGGCCGCACCGAGATGGCCCAGCTGGACGAATGGCATAACGACTATATGCGCGACTGCATCGAGCCGATCATGCTGCCACGAGCCTCAGAACTGCTGGCCAAGCACCGCGAAGCCGGCGACAAGCTGGTGATCATCACCGCCACCAACCGCTTCGTCACCGCGCCGATTGCCGCACGCCTGGGCGTAGACACCCTGATCGCCACTGAATGCGAGATGGAAAACGGCCGCTATACCGGACGCAGCACGGACGTGCCGTGTTTCCGGGAAGGCAAGGTCACGCGTTTGAATCGTTGGCTGGAGGAGACCGGGCATAGCCTGGAAGGCAGTTACTTCTATAGCGACTCGATGAACGACTTGCCGCTGTTGGAGCAAGTGGAGAACCCGGTGGCGGTCGACCCGGACCCCAATTTACGCGCCGAAGCCGAGAAGCGGGGTTGGCCGGTGATTACCCTGCGTAGCTGA
- a CDS encoding SdiA-regulated domain-containing protein — MRRLARPKPLLLLLTLVIVIGAVAVAQNFRLFERAWFNWQAWRQPTQAQSIGLADYRVVLEAQVIEGLNDDVSALTYDPVRKSLFTVTNKNAELIELSLEGRIVRRIPLIGFGDAEAVEFISENIYVISDERQQRLIKVHVDDDTQFLDAADAEQMTLGVHVGGNKGFEGLAYDSVGKRLFVAKERDPMLIYEVHGFPHFKPEKTYSVHVINNPKRDAGLFVRDLSSLQYDERSGHLLALSDESFLVLELDIDGRPLSSLSLLSGRHGLSKRVPQAEGIAMDDDGALYLVSEPNLFYVFKKP; from the coding sequence ATGCGTCGATTAGCCCGCCCTAAACCTCTTCTTCTCCTGCTTACGCTGGTCATCGTGATCGGCGCCGTCGCTGTTGCCCAGAACTTCCGTTTGTTCGAGCGCGCCTGGTTCAACTGGCAGGCGTGGCGCCAGCCCACTCAGGCGCAATCCATCGGCCTGGCCGATTACCGCGTGGTCCTGGAGGCTCAGGTGATCGAGGGGCTCAACGACGACGTATCGGCGCTGACCTATGACCCGGTGCGCAAAAGCCTGTTTACCGTGACCAATAAAAACGCCGAGCTGATCGAGCTGTCCCTGGAGGGCAGGATTGTGCGGCGCATTCCTCTGATCGGGTTTGGCGATGCCGAAGCGGTGGAATTTATCAGTGAAAATATTTACGTCATCAGCGACGAGCGCCAGCAACGGCTGATCAAGGTGCACGTGGACGACGACACCCAATTCCTCGATGCCGCCGATGCCGAGCAAATGACTCTGGGCGTGCATGTCGGCGGCAACAAAGGCTTCGAAGGCCTGGCTTATGATTCGGTGGGCAAGCGCCTGTTCGTCGCCAAGGAGCGCGACCCGATGCTGATCTACGAGGTGCACGGCTTTCCCCATTTCAAACCGGAAAAAACCTACTCGGTGCACGTGATCAACAACCCCAAGCGCGATGCCGGGTTGTTTGTGCGCGACCTGTCGAGCCTGCAGTACGACGAGCGCAGCGGGCATTTACTGGCGCTGTCGGATGAGTCGTTCCTGGTGTTGGAACTGGACATCGACGGTCGCCCGCTGAGCAGCCTGTCTCTGCTCAGCGGGCGCCATGGCCTGAGCAAACGTGTGCCACAGGCCGAAGGTATCGCCATGGATGACGACGGGGCGTTGTACCTGGTCAGTGAGCCGAACCTGTTCTACGTGTTCAAAAAGCCCTGA